In Streptomyces qaidamensis, one DNA window encodes the following:
- a CDS encoding MFS transporter, with protein sequence MFAPRTPPRPPVALFTAGYLAPYLLPTTVGRLDSDLPLSATQAGAVGSALLLSSAAAGFVLASRVERIGARTLARLGLALALLGYGGAALSTAVPAVIVGAVVGGFGSGTATTVAATLIAGQRDPHRASTAGLLTVSALAGAVYLTVPHLGPGHGLPLAAIALTALAVWPLTGRLPAGVPVAPARHDKARLPHARSGLVLAAAMVCWSLAQNSLWGVSGRIGLEQVHLGEATVGVVFALGLGAGLAGVLAAGALGARLGRAIPIGGGTVLIAACIVLSASATDLRSFAAGEIAWNTLYPVVLSYLIGLAASLDPRGRWAVLVGSASSLGTAAGPLTGSVLSAQAGFPVMGAVLGAGLLVIALPMTAVALHTGGRPLLPGAIRRRGGHPAALVAAATGTPTGAVPEIGAPEQPVVEISVEAAAVPAQRAYGKAGSEVF encoded by the coding sequence GTGTTCGCCCCCCGCACCCCCCCCCGGCCCCCCGTCGCCCTTTTCACGGCCGGGTACCTCGCTCCGTATCTGCTGCCCACCACCGTCGGCAGACTCGACTCGGACCTTCCGCTCTCCGCCACCCAGGCCGGTGCCGTCGGCAGTGCCCTGCTGCTGAGTTCGGCCGCCGCCGGATTCGTCCTGGCCTCCCGGGTCGAACGGATCGGAGCCCGCACCCTCGCCCGGCTCGGCCTAGCCCTGGCCCTGCTCGGCTACGGCGGCGCGGCCCTGAGCACCGCCGTCCCCGCGGTCATCGTCGGCGCGGTCGTCGGCGGTTTCGGCTCGGGCACGGCCACGACCGTCGCCGCGACCCTGATCGCGGGTCAGCGGGATCCGCACCGGGCCTCCACGGCAGGGCTGCTCACCGTGTCCGCCCTCGCGGGCGCCGTGTATCTGACGGTCCCGCACCTCGGCCCGGGCCACGGTCTGCCGCTGGCCGCGATCGCCCTCACGGCCCTGGCCGTCTGGCCGCTCACGGGCCGCCTCCCCGCAGGTGTACCCGTCGCGCCCGCCCGGCATGACAAGGCCCGGCTGCCGCACGCCCGTTCCGGGCTGGTGCTGGCCGCCGCCATGGTGTGCTGGTCGCTCGCCCAGAACTCCCTGTGGGGCGTGAGCGGCCGGATAGGCCTGGAGCAGGTGCACCTCGGCGAGGCCACCGTCGGCGTGGTCTTCGCCCTCGGCCTGGGCGCCGGGCTGGCCGGGGTCCTCGCGGCGGGTGCCCTCGGGGCCCGTCTCGGACGCGCGATACCCATCGGCGGCGGCACGGTCCTCATCGCCGCCTGCATCGTGCTCAGCGCCTCCGCGACCGACCTGAGGAGCTTCGCGGCCGGTGAGATCGCCTGGAACACGCTCTACCCGGTGGTGCTGTCGTACCTCATCGGGCTCGCGGCCTCGCTCGACCCGCGCGGCCGCTGGGCGGTGCTGGTCGGCTCGGCGTCCTCGCTGGGCACCGCCGCCGGGCCGCTGACCGGCAGCGTGCTGTCGGCGCAGGCCGGGTTCCCGGTCATGGGAGCGGTCCTGGGTGCCGGGCTGCTGGTGATCGCCCTGCCGATGACCGCCGTCGCCCTGCACACCGGCGGCCGTCCGCTGCTGCCCGGTGCGATCCGCCGCCGCGGCGGCCACCCGGCCGCGCTGGTCGCCGCCGCCACGGGCACGCCCACCGGCGCGGTCCCCGAGATCGGGGCCCCGGAGCAGCCGGTGGTGGAGATCTCGGTGGAGGCCGCCGCCGTCCCCGCCCAGCGCGCCTACGGCAAGGCGGGGTCGGAGGTCTTCTGA
- a CDS encoding adenosine deaminase → MFLPKAELHLHIEGTLEPELAFELAARNGVTLPYADTDELREAYRFEDLQSFLNLYYELMAVLRTERDFEDLANAYLARAAAQGVRHAEIFFDPQAHTSRGLDIGTVVEGLWRALGSSEANHGVSTRLILCFLRDESAESALATLDAAKPYLDRITGVGLDSAEVGHPPVKFREVYEAAAALGLRRVAHAGEEGPPEYITEALDVLGVERVDHGLRCVEDPALVERLVRDRVPLTLCPLSNVRLRTVDTLADHPLPAMLDAGLMCTVNSDDPAYFGGYAGDNFDAVRATLGLTDERLRELARNSFLASFLEDDEELRARYLAEVDAYEFQRKP, encoded by the coding sequence ATGTTCCTCCCCAAAGCCGAACTGCACCTTCACATCGAAGGCACCCTGGAACCGGAACTCGCCTTCGAGCTCGCCGCGCGCAACGGTGTCACGCTGCCGTACGCCGACACGGACGAGCTGCGCGAGGCCTACCGGTTCGAGGACCTGCAGTCCTTCCTGAACCTGTACTACGAGCTCATGGCCGTCCTGCGCACCGAGCGGGACTTCGAGGACCTGGCGAACGCCTACCTCGCCCGGGCCGCCGCGCAGGGCGTGCGGCACGCGGAGATCTTCTTCGACCCGCAGGCCCACACCAGCCGCGGGCTGGACATCGGCACGGTCGTCGAGGGGCTGTGGCGGGCGCTGGGGAGCAGCGAGGCCAACCACGGTGTCTCGACCCGGCTGATCCTGTGCTTCCTGCGCGACGAGTCCGCCGAGTCGGCCCTGGCCACGCTGGACGCCGCCAAGCCCTACCTGGACCGGATCACCGGCGTCGGCCTCGACTCCGCCGAGGTCGGGCACCCGCCGGTGAAGTTCCGTGAGGTCTACGAGGCCGCCGCCGCCCTCGGACTGCGGCGGGTGGCCCACGCCGGTGAGGAGGGCCCGCCGGAGTACATCACCGAGGCGCTGGACGTCCTCGGCGTCGAACGCGTCGACCACGGGCTGCGCTGCGTGGAGGACCCCGCGCTGGTGGAGCGGCTTGTGCGCGACCGGGTGCCGCTGACGCTGTGCCCGCTGTCCAACGTCCGGCTGCGCACGGTCGACACCCTCGCCGACCACCCCCTGCCCGCCATGCTGGACGCCGGCCTGATGTGCACGGTCAACTCCGACGACCCGGCCTACTTCGGCGGCTACGCCGGCGACAACTTCGACGCCGTGCGCGCCACCCTCGGCCTCACCGACGAGCGGCTGCGCGAGCTCGCCCGCAACTCCTTCCTCGCCTCGTTCCTGGAGGACGACGAGGAGCTGCGGGCGCGGTATCTCGCCGAGGTGGACGCCTACGAGTTCCAGCGGAAGCCGTAG
- a CDS encoding ribonuclease Z, with protein MSVRELVVLGTASQVPTRHRNHNGYLLRWDGEGILFDPGEGTQRQMLRAGVAAHDLNRICVTHFHGDHSLGLAGVIQRINLDRVPHEITAHYPRSGQRFFDRLRYATAYRETVGITEAPVATDGALARTGGYTLEARKLSHPVESYGYRIVEPDGRRMLPERLAAHGIKGPDVGRIQREGELGGVSLDDVSETRRGQRFAFVMDTRLCDGVYALAEGCDLLVIESTFLDDDEELAVEHGHLTAGQAARVARDAGVRHLVLTHFSQRYTDPDEFERQARAAGYDGELTVAHDLLRVPVPKRR; from the coding sequence TTGTCCGTACGTGAACTCGTGGTCCTCGGCACCGCCAGCCAGGTCCCGACCCGGCACCGCAACCACAACGGCTACCTCCTGCGCTGGGACGGCGAGGGCATCCTCTTCGACCCCGGCGAGGGCACGCAGCGCCAGATGCTGCGTGCCGGGGTCGCCGCGCACGACCTGAACCGGATCTGCGTCACGCACTTCCACGGCGACCACTCCCTCGGCCTCGCCGGCGTGATCCAGCGCATCAACCTCGACCGGGTCCCGCACGAGATCACCGCCCACTACCCCCGCTCCGGGCAGCGCTTCTTCGACCGGCTCCGCTACGCCACCGCCTACCGCGAAACCGTCGGCATCACCGAGGCCCCGGTCGCCACCGACGGGGCGCTCGCCCGCACGGGCGGCTACACGCTGGAGGCCCGGAAGCTGTCGCACCCGGTGGAGTCCTACGGCTACCGGATCGTCGAGCCCGACGGCCGCCGCATGCTGCCCGAGCGACTCGCCGCGCACGGCATCAAGGGCCCGGACGTCGGCCGCATCCAGCGCGAGGGGGAACTCGGCGGGGTCTCACTCGACGACGTCAGCGAGACGCGGCGCGGGCAGCGGTTCGCGTTCGTCATGGACACCCGGCTGTGCGACGGCGTGTACGCGCTCGCCGAGGGCTGCGACCTGCTCGTCATCGAGTCGACGTTCCTCGACGACGACGAGGAACTCGCCGTCGAACACGGTCACCTGACAGCGGGTCAGGCCGCGCGGGTGGCCCGGGACGCCGGCGTGCGGCACCTCGTGCTGACCCACTTCAGCCAGCGCTACACCGACCCGGACGAATTCGAGCGGCAGGCCCGGGCCGCCGGGTACGACGGCGAGCTGACCGTGGCCCACGATCTCCTGAGGGTGCCGGTTCCGAAGCGTCGGTGA
- a CDS encoding histidine triad nucleotide-binding protein codes for MAGEPQEDCLFCKIVAGTVPATIVRQTDTTIAFRDINPQAPTHVLIIPRAHHENAAALAAADPALTADVLREAQAVADEEKLDSYRLVFNTGSGAGQTVWHVHGHVLGGRGLDWPPG; via the coding sequence ATGGCAGGGGAGCCCCAGGAAGACTGTCTGTTCTGCAAGATCGTCGCAGGCACCGTCCCGGCGACGATCGTCCGCCAGACGGACACCACCATCGCGTTCCGCGACATCAACCCCCAGGCTCCCACCCACGTCCTGATCATCCCCAGGGCGCACCACGAGAACGCCGCCGCCCTCGCCGCCGCCGACCCGGCGCTCACCGCGGACGTGCTCCGCGAGGCCCAGGCCGTCGCCGACGAGGAGAAGCTCGACAGCTACCGCCTCGTCTTCAACACCGGCAGTGGCGCCGGCCAGACGGTGTGGCACGTACACGGCCACGTGCTCGGCGGCCGCGGCCTCGACTGGCCTCCGGGGTAA
- a CDS encoding 16S rRNA (uracil(1498)-N(3))-methyltransferase, with protein sequence MTAPVFVVEHFDAGGGGRYVLDGPEGRHAVSVKRLRAGEDVVLTDGAGRWADCVVLDTEGKDRLILQLDSVSEEPEEQPRVTVVQALPKGDRGELAVETMTETGVDAIVPWAAARCITQWKGDRGVKALGKWRATAREAGKQSRRVRFPEVAEAATTKQVAALLAGADFAAVLHESGDAPLATAELPATGEIVLVVGPEGGVAPEELALFEEAGAQAYRLGRSVLRTSTAGTAAAAVLLARTGRWS encoded by the coding sequence GTGACCGCGCCGGTGTTCGTCGTCGAGCACTTCGACGCGGGCGGCGGCGGCCGGTACGTCCTGGACGGACCGGAGGGGCGGCACGCCGTCTCCGTGAAGCGGCTGCGGGCCGGTGAGGACGTCGTGCTCACGGACGGGGCCGGCCGCTGGGCGGACTGTGTCGTACTCGACACGGAAGGCAAGGACCGGCTGATCCTCCAGCTGGACTCGGTGTCCGAGGAGCCCGAGGAGCAGCCCCGGGTCACCGTCGTCCAGGCGCTGCCCAAGGGCGACCGGGGCGAGCTCGCCGTCGAGACGATGACCGAGACCGGCGTCGACGCGATCGTGCCCTGGGCGGCGGCTCGCTGCATCACGCAGTGGAAGGGCGACCGCGGGGTCAAGGCGCTGGGCAAGTGGCGGGCGACGGCCCGGGAGGCAGGAAAGCAGTCCCGCCGGGTGCGCTTCCCGGAGGTCGCGGAGGCGGCCACGACCAAGCAGGTCGCCGCCCTGCTCGCCGGGGCGGACTTCGCCGCCGTGCTGCACGAGAGCGGGGACGCGCCGCTGGCCACGGCCGAACTGCCGGCCACCGGCGAGATCGTCCTGGTCGTGGGGCCCGAGGGGGGCGTGGCGCCGGAGGAGCTGGCGCTGTTCGAGGAGGCGGGGGCGCAGGCGTACCGCCTCGGACGCAGTGTGCTGCGCACATCGACCGCCGGGACGGCCGCCGCGGCCGTACTCCTGGCACGCACCGGACGCTGGTCCTGA
- a CDS encoding nitronate monooxygenase — protein MSSALTDLFPHPIVQAPMAGGVSVPQLAAAVCEAGGLGFLAAGYKTADGMYQEIKQIRSLTGRPFGVNVFMPQPEYADPAAIDVYAHQLAGEATWYEAELGDPDSGRDDGFEAKLVVLRDNPVPVVSFHFGVPSREVVDALHRVGTFVLAAATTPDEARAVERAGADAVIAQGIEAGGHQGTHRDVPETDGSGLGLLSLIAQVREAVSIPIVAAGGIMRGGQIAGVLAAGASAAQLGTAFLATPESGANALHKRALTDPLFVRTELTRAFSGRPARGLVNRFLREHGPYAPAAYPEIHHLTSPLRKAAAKAGDAQGMALWAGQGHRMARELPAGQLVEVLAGELAAARASLTGGGVL, from the coding sequence ATGTCCTCCGCACTGACCGATCTCTTCCCCCACCCGATCGTGCAGGCCCCCATGGCGGGCGGCGTCTCCGTACCCCAGCTCGCCGCTGCCGTGTGCGAGGCGGGCGGGCTCGGGTTCCTCGCCGCCGGGTACAAGACCGCCGACGGGATGTACCAGGAGATCAAGCAGATCCGGAGCCTCACCGGCAGGCCCTTCGGCGTCAACGTCTTCATGCCGCAGCCGGAGTACGCCGACCCGGCCGCCATCGACGTCTACGCCCACCAGCTGGCCGGCGAGGCCACCTGGTACGAGGCCGAACTCGGCGACCCCGACAGCGGACGCGACGACGGCTTCGAGGCCAAGCTCGTGGTGCTGCGCGACAACCCCGTACCGGTGGTGTCGTTCCACTTCGGCGTCCCGAGCCGTGAGGTCGTCGACGCCCTGCACCGCGTCGGCACCTTCGTCCTGGCCGCCGCGACCACCCCCGACGAGGCCCGGGCCGTCGAACGGGCGGGCGCGGACGCGGTCATCGCCCAGGGCATCGAGGCCGGCGGCCACCAGGGCACCCACCGGGACGTCCCCGAGACGGACGGTTCCGGCCTCGGGCTGCTGTCGCTGATCGCCCAGGTCCGCGAAGCCGTGAGCATCCCGATCGTCGCCGCCGGCGGCATCATGCGCGGCGGTCAGATCGCCGGTGTGCTCGCGGCGGGCGCGAGCGCCGCCCAGCTGGGCACCGCCTTCCTCGCCACGCCCGAGTCGGGCGCGAACGCCCTGCACAAGCGGGCCCTGACCGACCCCCTGTTCGTCCGCACGGAGCTGACCCGGGCGTTCTCCGGGCGGCCCGCGCGCGGTCTCGTCAACCGGTTCCTGCGCGAGCACGGCCCGTACGCGCCCGCGGCCTACCCCGAGATCCACCACCTCACGTCGCCGCTGCGCAAGGCCGCCGCCAAGGCCGGTGACGCGCAGGGCATGGCGCTGTGGGCCGGGCAGGGGCACCGGATGGCGCGGGAGCTGCCCGCCGGACAGCTGGTCGAGGTGCTGGCCGGGGAACTGGCCGCCGCCCGGGCCTCGTTGACGGGCGGGGGCGTGCTGTGA
- the dnaJ gene encoding molecular chaperone DnaJ, which produces MATDYYAVLGVRRDASQEEIKKAFRRLARELHPDVNPDPKTQERFKEINAAYEVLSDPQKKQVYDLGGDPLSQAGGGGAGGFGAGGFGNFSDIMDAFFGTASQRGPRSRTRRGQDAMIRIEVELDEAAFGTTKDIQVDTAVVCNTCSGEGAAPGTSAQTCDMCRGRGEVSQVTRSFLGQVMTSRPCPQCQGFGTVVPTPCPECAGDGRVRSRRTLTVKIPAGVDNGTRIQLAGEGEVGPGGGPAGDLYVEIHELPHSTFQRRGDDLHCTVTIPMTAASLGTKVPLETLDGMEEVDIRPGTQSGQSIPLHGRGVTHLRGGGRGDLIVHVEVQTPSKLDPEQERLLRELSKLRGEERPTGQFQPGQQGLFSRLKDAFNGR; this is translated from the coding sequence GTGGCCACGGACTACTACGCCGTACTCGGCGTGCGCCGCGACGCGTCGCAGGAAGAGATCAAGAAGGCCTTCCGGCGGCTCGCCCGCGAGCTGCACCCGGACGTCAACCCCGATCCGAAGACCCAGGAGCGGTTCAAGGAGATCAACGCCGCTTACGAGGTGCTGTCGGACCCGCAGAAGAAGCAGGTCTACGACCTCGGCGGCGACCCGCTCTCGCAGGCCGGCGGCGGCGGCGCGGGCGGCTTCGGAGCCGGCGGTTTCGGGAACTTCTCGGACATCATGGACGCGTTCTTCGGCACGGCGTCGCAGCGCGGACCGCGCTCGCGCACCCGCCGCGGCCAGGACGCGATGATCCGCATCGAGGTCGAGCTCGACGAGGCGGCCTTCGGCACGACGAAGGACATCCAGGTCGATACGGCCGTCGTCTGCAACACCTGCAGCGGTGAGGGCGCGGCCCCGGGCACCTCCGCCCAGACGTGTGACATGTGCCGCGGCCGCGGTGAGGTCTCGCAGGTCACCCGGTCCTTCCTGGGCCAGGTCATGACGTCCCGTCCGTGCCCGCAGTGCCAGGGCTTCGGCACGGTCGTGCCGACCCCGTGCCCGGAGTGCGCGGGCGACGGCCGCGTCCGGTCCCGCCGCACGCTCACGGTCAAGATCCCGGCCGGTGTCGACAACGGCACGCGGATCCAGCTCGCCGGCGAGGGCGAGGTCGGTCCCGGCGGCGGTCCGGCCGGTGACCTCTACGTCGAGATCCACGAGCTGCCGCACAGCACGTTCCAGCGGCGCGGCGACGACCTGCACTGCACGGTGACGATCCCCATGACGGCGGCGTCCCTCGGCACGAAGGTGCCGCTGGAGACGCTCGACGGCATGGAGGAGGTCGACATCCGCCCGGGCACCCAGTCCGGCCAGTCGATCCCGCTGCACGGCCGGGGTGTCACACACCTGCGCGGCGGCGGACGAGGCGACCTCATCGTCCACGTCGAGGTCCAGACCCCGAGCAAGCTCGACCCCGAGCAGGAACGCCTGCTGCGTGAGCTCTCCAAGCTGCGGGGCGAGGAGCGGCCGACGGGGCAGTTCCAGCCGGGGCAGCAGGGGTTGTTCTCGCGGTTGAAGGATGCGTTCAACGGTCGCTGA